A region of Pongo pygmaeus isolate AG05252 chromosome 15, NHGRI_mPonPyg2-v2.0_pri, whole genome shotgun sequence DNA encodes the following proteins:
- the LOC129012776 gene encoding testis-specific protein LINC02914: MHRKEPGARLEATRGDARPHKQGTKPMITLPSVGHLGEGKCPSSQHLQSLRHNKQHALTLTKARCCGKCCTCFCTEEKSECQRNEETSPGSCNHQIMSASTISAFCATPRFKQLFKGTVEQMSQM; the protein is encoded by the exons ATGCATCGGAAAGAGCCAGGGGCAAGGCTGGAGGCCACGAGAGGAGATGCCAGGCCACATAAGCAGGGAACAAAGCCGATGATCACACTCCCATCAGTGGGCCACCTTGGTGAAGGGAAATGCCCAAGTTCTCAGCACCTGCAGAGCCTAAGACATAACAAGCAGCATGCCCTGACACTCAccaaggccaggtgctgtg GTAAGTGCTGTACCTGTTTCTGTACAGAAGAGAAATCAGAATgccagagaaatgaagaaacttcTCCAGGGTCATGTAATCACCAAATAATGTCTGCTTCGACCATCTCTGCATTTTGTGCTACACCAAGATTTAAGCAGCTGTTCAAAGGAACCGTAGAACAGATGTCACAGATGTAA